A genomic segment from Halorubrum depositum encodes:
- a CDS encoding DUF6517 family protein — protein MTREPTADERAESADAETFTRRRALAAGGAVALAGLAGCTALDVATGEPAEFTAGTATVADATLSESGYELNEVTDRTVSREFDVAGQTREVRVTNTVAEYDKAVELFGERYQAAVFAAVTTPQVQVLGQALNPIAEMSTRERAELILSRYENVGDLERGSEYTTTVLGADADVVVYAVEGEIAGTGTSTELELHIGEPIAAGDDFVLPLAAYPAAFSDGENVRQMMNGIEHEPASGGD, from the coding sequence ATGACCCGAGAGCCGACCGCGGACGAGAGAGCCGAGTCAGCCGACGCCGAGACGTTCACTCGCCGTCGCGCGCTCGCCGCCGGCGGTGCGGTCGCGCTCGCCGGCCTCGCCGGCTGCACCGCGCTCGACGTCGCCACCGGCGAGCCCGCCGAGTTCACCGCGGGCACCGCGACGGTCGCGGACGCGACGCTTTCGGAGAGCGGGTACGAGCTCAACGAGGTGACCGATCGGACCGTCTCGCGCGAGTTCGACGTGGCCGGACAGACGCGCGAGGTCCGCGTGACGAACACCGTCGCCGAGTACGACAAGGCCGTCGAGCTGTTCGGCGAGCGCTACCAGGCCGCCGTCTTCGCCGCGGTGACGACGCCGCAGGTGCAGGTGCTCGGGCAGGCCCTCAACCCGATCGCCGAGATGAGCACCCGCGAGCGCGCCGAGCTCATCCTGAGCCGCTACGAGAACGTCGGCGACTTAGAGCGCGGCTCGGAGTACACGACGACGGTCCTCGGCGCCGACGCCGACGTGGTCGTGTACGCGGTCGAGGGCGAGATCGCGGGCACGGGGACGAGCACGGAGCTGGAGCTCCACATCGGCGAGCCGATCGCGGCCGGCGACGACTTCGTTCTCCCGCTCGCGGCGTACCCGGCCGCGTTCAGCGACGGCGAGAACGTCCGTCAGATGATGAACGGGATCGAACACGAGCCGGCGTCGGGCGGCGACTGA
- a CDS encoding preprotein translocase subunit TatA — MVPTIPAFGGIPAGPELVIILIILVLLFGVPIVLIAGAVLFVKLRSDGEEADADRIAELEAEVERLRDKVDDESDEKAERDSEDDDHL; from the coding sequence ATGGTCCCCACGATCCCCGCGTTCGGCGGCATCCCTGCCGGTCCTGAACTCGTGATCATTTTGATCATCCTCGTGCTTCTCTTCGGCGTTCCAATCGTCCTCATCGCGGGAGCGGTGCTGTTCGTCAAACTGCGCTCCGACGGCGAGGAGGCGGACGCCGACCGGATCGCGGAGCTGGAGGCGGAGGTCGAACGACTCCGCGACAAGGTGGACGACGAATCGGACGAGAAGGCCGAGCGCGACAGCGAAGACGACGATCATTTATAA
- a CDS encoding DUF7130 family rubredoxin-like protein, giving the protein MASEEPVFADVSIGQPVYDEDGDQLGTVRGVDDDGFYVSSPSGSGSLSLTDARDVFGTAYVMWRCWECGEMGEIGTELPENCPNCDAPREELYYWAED; this is encoded by the coding sequence ATGGCCTCCGAAGAACCCGTATTCGCCGACGTGAGCATCGGACAACCGGTGTACGACGAGGACGGCGATCAGCTCGGGACGGTCCGAGGGGTCGACGACGACGGCTTCTACGTCTCGTCGCCGTCCGGATCGGGGTCGCTGAGCCTCACGGACGCCCGCGACGTGTTCGGGACCGCCTACGTGATGTGGCGCTGCTGGGAGTGCGGCGAGATGGGCGAGATCGGGACGGAGCTCCCCGAGAACTGCCCGAACTGCGACGCGCCGCGCGAGGAGCTGTACTACTGGGCGGAGGACTGA
- the nreA gene encoding DNA repair protein NreA → MRLDEFIEFEANERAERRRLAAEKDYGILDHLDSFERRFEEHVSDDAVVGSVSPSIFVGRSNYPNVSTGLLSPVGREERAAAFETSAAWYDEGVSISDVFDRRTSLLNSARGVDVRDVGASGGAKSVGGGAGPAASVHDAWNGWLGVQREVAIADRPVDVEIGLDGTPDLDFDVGTQDIKTPTGPRAAARTAELGENPHVPRPVQKTLEDDDWRAEGAMTYLYRRGFDVYEINTILSAGALGRGEDRRLVPTRWSITAVDDTVGQFLRGSIRDDPTVDRIEVHRNEYLGNAFWVILIPGRWEYELVEMKSPGSIWNPDPEAGVSLSAASEGREGRTGYVEETAGAYYAARLGVLEHLDDRGRQAKALVLRHVSDDYWGPVGVWQVREAVRNAFEGERGTAETFGEAVHGVAEHLPVSLGRLRRKSTLAAGLQANLGDFVDGG, encoded by the coding sequence CCTCGACTCCTTCGAGCGGCGCTTCGAGGAGCACGTCTCCGACGACGCCGTGGTCGGCAGCGTCTCCCCCTCGATCTTCGTCGGCCGCTCGAACTACCCGAACGTCTCGACCGGGCTGCTGTCGCCGGTCGGCCGCGAGGAGCGCGCGGCCGCGTTCGAGACCTCCGCGGCGTGGTACGACGAGGGCGTCTCCATCTCGGACGTGTTCGACCGCCGGACGAGCCTGCTCAACTCGGCGCGGGGCGTCGACGTCAGGGACGTCGGCGCGAGCGGCGGGGCCAAATCCGTCGGTGGCGGCGCCGGTCCGGCCGCGAGCGTCCACGACGCGTGGAACGGCTGGCTCGGCGTCCAGCGCGAGGTCGCCATCGCCGACCGCCCGGTCGACGTCGAGATCGGGCTCGACGGGACGCCCGATCTCGATTTCGACGTCGGCACGCAGGATATCAAGACGCCGACCGGGCCGCGCGCGGCCGCCCGAACCGCCGAACTCGGGGAGAACCCGCACGTCCCCCGGCCGGTGCAGAAGACCCTCGAGGACGACGACTGGCGCGCGGAGGGGGCGATGACGTACCTCTATCGCCGCGGGTTCGACGTGTACGAGATCAACACGATCCTCTCCGCGGGCGCGCTCGGGCGGGGGGAGGACCGACGGCTGGTCCCGACGCGCTGGTCGATCACCGCGGTCGACGACACCGTCGGGCAGTTCCTCCGGGGATCGATCCGCGACGATCCGACGGTCGACCGGATCGAAGTCCACCGGAACGAGTACCTCGGCAACGCATTCTGGGTGATCCTGATCCCCGGCCGGTGGGAGTACGAGCTCGTCGAGATGAAGTCGCCCGGCTCGATCTGGAACCCCGACCCCGAGGCCGGCGTCTCCCTCTCGGCCGCCAGCGAGGGCCGCGAGGGGCGGACCGGGTACGTCGAGGAGACGGCCGGCGCCTACTACGCGGCCCGGCTTGGCGTCCTCGAACACCTCGACGACCGCGGGCGACAGGCGAAGGCGCTCGTCTTGCGGCACGTCTCCGACGACTACTGGGGCCCCGTCGGCGTCTGGCAGGTGCGCGAGGCCGTCCGGAACGCCTTCGAGGGGGAGCGCGGGACCGCCGAGACGTTCGGGGAGGCGGTCCACGGGGTCGCCGAGCACCTCCCCGTGTCGCTCGGTCGCCTCCGGCGGAAGTCGACGCTCGCGGCCGGCCTGCAGGCGAACCTCGGCGACTTCGTCGACGGCGGGTGA
- a CDS encoding radical SAM protein: MISKGCEQCAKGGKMVLFVYGYCDQRDCFYCPLGENRKNVTDVYANERKVESDADVIEEAKRMSALGTSITGGEPQEAMAKTTRYLELLKDEFGEDHHTHLYTGITGGRENMRRLSEAGLDEIRFHPPVELWGDMHGTEWEEILYIAREEGLTPAFEIPGIRAETEFLEFLDEGAAEFCNINEFEMSDGNYRRMQEEGFELQDGHMSAVEGSKDDAIVSEMASHEKVYFCTSVFKDAAQHRNRLKRMAKNIRREFDEVTDDGTLVYGKAFAAPERFEALGVPEEFYTVKSSHVEVAWWLLEEMVEDGDLDEGEIVEQYPTVDGTVVERTPVA, from the coding sequence ATGATCTCCAAGGGCTGTGAACAGTGCGCCAAGGGCGGTAAGATGGTGCTGTTCGTCTACGGCTACTGCGACCAGCGGGACTGTTTCTACTGCCCCCTCGGAGAGAACCGGAAGAACGTCACGGACGTGTACGCCAACGAGCGGAAGGTCGAGTCTGACGCGGACGTGATCGAGGAGGCCAAGCGCATGAGCGCGCTCGGCACCTCGATCACCGGCGGCGAACCGCAGGAGGCGATGGCGAAGACGACGCGCTACCTCGAGCTGCTGAAAGACGAGTTCGGCGAGGACCACCACACCCACCTGTACACGGGAATTACGGGCGGCCGCGAGAACATGCGCCGCCTGTCGGAGGCGGGCCTCGACGAGATCCGCTTCCACCCGCCGGTGGAGCTGTGGGGCGACATGCACGGGACCGAGTGGGAGGAGATCCTGTACATCGCCCGCGAGGAGGGGCTCACGCCGGCCTTCGAGATCCCCGGCATCCGCGCGGAGACAGAGTTCCTGGAGTTCCTCGACGAGGGCGCCGCGGAGTTCTGTAACATCAACGAGTTCGAGATGTCCGACGGCAACTACCGCCGGATGCAGGAGGAGGGGTTCGAGCTGCAGGACGGTCACATGTCCGCCGTCGAGGGGTCGAAGGACGACGCGATCGTCTCCGAGATGGCGAGCCACGAGAAGGTGTACTTCTGTACGTCGGTGTTCAAGGACGCCGCCCAACACCGGAACCGGCTCAAGCGGATGGCGAAGAACATCCGCCGGGAGTTCGACGAGGTGACCGACGACGGCACCCTCGTCTACGGGAAGGCGTTCGCCGCTCCCGAGCGCTTCGAGGCGCTCGGCGTCCCCGAGGAGTTCTACACCGTCAAATCGAGCCACGTCGAGGTCGCGTGGTGGCTCTTAGAGGAGATGGTCGAGGACGGCGACCTCGACGAGGGGGAGATCGTCGAGCAGTACCCGACCGTCGACGGCACCGTCGTCGAGCGCACCCCGGTCGCCTGA